The DNA window CGGCGTACGAGGACAAGGTGGCGCGCCAGGGCATTCGCCTGGCCGACCTGCGCGACTGGACGCGCGCCCAGGAGGCGCTGCGCCGCGCCGCGGCCCGCGTCAACGAGCGGCTGCAGCTGTTCCAGTCCGACGAGCGGGTAGACGAGGCGGCGCTGATCGAGGAGGTGGGCTCCATCCGCGAGCGCCTGCTGGCCATTTCCGTCGATACCGGGCGCGTGATCCACGATGCTCTGCGCGCCGGGCAGAAGGTGCTGCTGGAAGGCGCCCAGGGCGCGCTGCTGGACGTGGACCACGGCACCTATCCGTACGTCACCTCGTCCAACACCACCGCCGGCGGCGCGGCGCTGGGCGTGGGCATCGGCCCGACGATGGTGGACGACGTGATCGGCGTGGTGAAGGCGTATACCACCCGCGTGGGCGAAGGCCCCCTGCCCACCGAGTTCCCGTCGCCCATGCAGGAGCAGGTGCGCGAGCTGGGCGGCGAGTACGGCGCCACCACCGGCCGCCCCCGCCGCTGCGGCTGGTTTGACGCCGTCGTGGTGCGCTACGCCGCTCGCGTGAACGGCCTGACGGGGCTGGCCGTCACCAAGATGGACGTGCTCGACACGCTCCCGGAGCTGAAGATCGCCGTCTCGTACCGCGCCGAAGGCCAGGAGCTGGACGACTTTCCCGGCGACCTGGGGC is part of the Longimicrobium sp. genome and encodes:
- a CDS encoding adenylosuccinate synthetase — protein: AYEDKVARQGIRLADLRDWTRAQEALRRAAARVNERLQLFQSDERVDEAALIEEVGSIRERLLAISVDTGRVIHDALRAGQKVLLEGAQGALLDVDHGTYPYVTSSNTTAGGAALGVGIGPTMVDDVIGVVKAYTTRVGEGPLPTEFPSPMQEQVRELGGEYGATTGRPRRCGWFDAVVVRYAARVNGLTGLAVTKMDVLDTLPELKIAVSYRAEGQELDDFPGDLGLLEAAEPVYETLPGWQSSTAGARRWEDLPEAAQAYLRRLSELTETPIWYVSVGTRRDQIIHVRP